The following coding sequences lie in one Rickettsia hoogstraalii genomic window:
- the mltG gene encoding endolytic transglycosylase MltG, with the protein MLKKLLKTKLFLVIVSLTIFITLLNFSIFYIFVPGNLTQNKTIIIEPKLSVNQIVTKLYSNEVIKYPRIFKVIAKIYSIKRPLKSGEYVFTRNISPLQTLRILASGKSIIHKIIVPEGTVVSEVIKKINEENRLFGEIKGIIPEGFLMPSTYFFSYGDQKEQIIDQMRNLMSANLDKVMQNLAPDSPLKTRLEVLTLASIIEKEAGSNAEKPIIAAVFINRLKKNMKLQADPTTIYALTEGKFKLARALTKKDLLQELPYNTYYIKGLPPGPISCPSLKSLEAVVKPAKTDALFFVVDGKGGHNFSNNLNDHNRFVETYRKSLIKVPEPEIDPEKPKENYE; encoded by the coding sequence ATGTTAAAAAAACTATTAAAAACTAAACTTTTTTTAGTTATAGTATCTCTAACTATATTTATTACTTTGCTAAATTTTAGTATATTTTATATTTTTGTGCCGGGTAATCTTACTCAAAATAAAACGATAATTATTGAACCTAAATTATCCGTAAATCAAATAGTTACAAAACTTTATTCTAATGAAGTAATCAAATATCCGAGAATTTTTAAGGTAATTGCTAAAATTTATTCTATAAAAAGACCTCTTAAAAGCGGTGAATATGTGTTTACTCGTAATATATCGCCTCTGCAAACTTTAAGAATATTAGCAAGCGGTAAATCTATAATACATAAGATAATTGTCCCGGAAGGTACGGTAGTTAGTGAGGTTATAAAGAAAATTAATGAAGAAAATCGTTTATTTGGAGAAATAAAAGGAATAATACCGGAAGGGTTTTTAATGCCGTCAACGTATTTTTTCTCTTATGGAGATCAAAAAGAGCAGATAATCGATCAAATGAGAAATTTAATGTCTGCTAATTTAGATAAGGTAATGCAGAATCTTGCACCGGATTCTCCGTTAAAAACTAGACTTGAGGTATTAACTCTAGCTTCGATAATTGAAAAAGAAGCCGGTTCAAATGCAGAAAAGCCTATTATAGCAGCAGTATTCATTAATCGTTTAAAGAAAAATATGAAGCTACAAGCCGATCCGACTACTATATATGCTTTGACTGAAGGAAAATTTAAATTAGCAAGAGCTTTAACAAAAAAAGATTTATTGCAAGAACTACCATATAATACTTATTATATAAAAGGTTTACCACCCGGTCCGATTTCTTGTCCGTCGTTAAAATCTTTAGAAGCAGTGGTAAAACCTGCTAAAACGGATGCCTTATTTTTTGTGGTTGACGGTAAAGGCGGGCATAATTTTTCTAACAATCTTAATGATCATAATAGATTTGTTGAAACTTATAGAAAAAGTTTGATTAAAGTACCTGAGCCGGAAATTGATCCTGAAAAACCAAAAGAGAATTATGAATAA
- the cyaY gene encoding iron donor protein CyaY yields the protein MNNTEFSKIAETTIAYIADKIEEQDKEASIDVDLQGDILNLDTDKGIYVINKQSAAKEIWLSSPVSGPYHFFYEQGKWKNRAGFELMDILTKELRIEFNNI from the coding sequence ATGAATAATACTGAATTTAGTAAAATAGCCGAAACAACAATTGCATATATAGCCGACAAGATAGAAGAGCAAGATAAAGAAGCAAGTATAGACGTAGATTTACAAGGTGATATATTAAATCTTGATACTGATAAGGGTATATATGTAATAAACAAACAAAGTGCCGCTAAAGAAATTTGGTTATCGTCACCGGTTAGCGGTCCTTATCATTTTTTTTATGAACAAGGAAAATGGAAAAATAGAGCAGGATTTGAGCTGATGGATATTTTAACTAAAGAGCTTAGGATTGAATTTAATAACATATGA
- a CDS encoding biotin transporter BioY gives MRYTMNSLLKVLYPNRVVEYLNTNSYALDIVKIVMGVVAIFASSQISIPIKPVAITMHSVILCIIAFTYSPRLSFLTILTFIFVGVMGLPVFCKFSSGINYFLGAAGGYYLGFLIGTPVMSALKDKLAENFVNVTIICIIGHTIFYLFGVSWLASMIGLKQAIYSGFIIFIPSGLAKLFVFSSLFSYVKNLRQK, from the coding sequence ATGAGGTATACAATGAATTCTTTATTAAAAGTATTATATCCGAACAGAGTTGTAGAATATTTAAATACAAATTCTTATGCTCTAGATATTGTTAAAATAGTTATGGGAGTAGTTGCTATTTTTGCTTCGTCCCAAATAAGTATTCCTATAAAACCGGTAGCAATTACGATGCATAGCGTAATACTTTGTATTATCGCTTTTACTTATAGTCCACGCCTTAGTTTTCTAACTATACTGACTTTCATTTTTGTAGGTGTAATGGGTTTGCCGGTATTCTGTAAATTTTCTAGCGGGATAAATTATTTTTTAGGAGCAGCAGGAGGTTATTATCTCGGCTTCTTAATTGGAACTCCAGTTATGAGTGCTTTAAAAGATAAGCTAGCTGAGAATTTTGTAAACGTTACCATAATTTGTATTATCGGTCATACTATATTTTATCTATTCGGTGTTAGCTGGCTTGCAAGTATGATAGGTTTAAAGCAAGCAATTTATAGCGGATTTATAATTTTTATTCCCAGCGGTCTTGCTAAACTTTTTGTTTTCTCTTCTTTATTCTCTTACGTTAAGAACCTAAGACAAAAATAA
- a CDS encoding M61 family peptidase, translated as MPVSAIKVETEIIGDMSGEVILDLPYAWANATYYKQIKNVKLEYPIGKLQFRNQDSNEVILNTGKINIIRLSYEIYQKTGNPCDIHEAIIRQNLIHSPGYGLFATPGDLNGNDMIEFNIEWNNIPDSWKTISDYGLGKSMKFKVKKEELLSALYAAGDLRVYKIVDQKNPVYLSLHGQFDLKDEEIASYINKIIKGQRAFFHDNDFPYYVISLIEGDEPNHMGGTGLTNSFTAFIPQGLDKQDYITLLAHEHLHNWTGKKIRNNLEGLNYWWSEGFTDYYSRVLALRAEVITLEEFVEAFNQFFQDYYLSPVINEPNNLIKTDYWKDYAVEKLPYYRGFVFALYLDNLIKENNRSKSLDNVMLDLFKTSKEQDFSSDYFKKIVKNYLPKGVDKEINDKTIDLADVTKVLPIEKIKMGAYDRGFDKDALINNYTIKNIDENSNAYKSGLRNGDIVIKYDFPKWGSPDQIVTIKTTKGEFKFRPESANKKDIYRFKPNLSKEDKLKIKKFFS; from the coding sequence ATGCCTGTTTCAGCTATTAAAGTTGAAACAGAAATAATAGGCGATATGAGCGGTGAAGTTATTTTAGATTTACCCTATGCTTGGGCAAACGCTACATATTACAAGCAAATCAAAAATGTTAAGCTAGAATATCCTATTGGAAAGTTGCAGTTTAGAAATCAAGACTCAAATGAAGTTATTTTAAATACGGGAAAAATCAATATTATTCGTTTAAGCTACGAAATATATCAAAAAACCGGTAATCCTTGTGATATCCACGAAGCAATAATTAGACAAAATCTAATTCATTCACCGGGTTATGGGCTTTTTGCTACTCCCGGCGATTTAAATGGAAATGACATGATAGAGTTTAATATTGAATGGAATAATATTCCTGATAGCTGGAAAACAATATCAGATTATGGTCTTGGTAAAAGCATGAAATTTAAAGTTAAAAAGGAAGAGCTACTTAGTGCTTTGTATGCAGCAGGTGATTTACGTGTTTACAAAATTGTCGATCAAAAAAATCCTGTATATCTTTCTCTGCATGGTCAGTTTGATCTTAAAGATGAAGAAATAGCTTCTTATATAAATAAAATTATCAAGGGACAAAGAGCATTTTTCCATGATAATGATTTTCCTTATTATGTAATCAGTTTAATTGAAGGTGATGAGCCTAATCACATGGGAGGAACAGGTTTAACAAATAGTTTTACCGCGTTTATTCCTCAAGGTTTAGACAAACAGGATTATATAACGTTACTTGCTCATGAACATTTGCATAATTGGACAGGGAAGAAAATACGTAATAATTTAGAAGGATTAAATTATTGGTGGAGTGAGGGGTTTACCGATTATTATAGCAGAGTTTTAGCTTTGCGTGCCGAAGTTATAACACTTGAAGAGTTTGTAGAAGCATTTAACCAATTCTTTCAGGATTATTATTTATCACCTGTAATAAATGAACCTAATAATTTAATCAAAACAGATTATTGGAAAGATTATGCAGTAGAGAAATTACCGTATTATCGTGGGTTTGTTTTTGCACTTTATTTGGATAATCTCATTAAAGAGAATAATAGGAGTAAATCGCTGGATAATGTTATGCTTGATTTGTTTAAAACCTCAAAAGAACAAGATTTTTCAAGCGATTATTTTAAAAAAATAGTTAAAAATTATCTTCCAAAAGGGGTAGATAAAGAGATAAACGATAAAACTATAGATTTAGCTGATGTTACTAAAGTGCTGCCAATCGAGAAAATAAAAATGGGTGCATATGACCGTGGTTTTGATAAAGATGCTTTAATAAATAATTATACAATAAAAAATATTGATGAAAATAGTAACGCTTATAAATCTGGACTTAGAAACGGGGACATAGTTATAAAATACGATTTTCCTAAATGGGGTTCTCCTGATCAGATAGTTACAATCAAAACAACTAAAGGTGAGTTTAAATTTAGACCTGAAAGTGCTAATAAAAAAGATATATATAGGTTCAAGCCTAATTTGTCTAAAGAAGATAAGCTAAAAATCAAAAAGTTTTTTAGTTAG